From the genome of Nicotiana sylvestris chromosome 2, ASM39365v2, whole genome shotgun sequence, one region includes:
- the LOC104235250 gene encoding uncharacterized protein, protein MGGVTSSIAAKFAFFPPNPPSYTVVADDGHLSIPEVARRDEVDVLKLRTRRGNEIAAVHVKHPKASATMLYSHGNAADLGQMFELFVELSLRLRVNLIGYDYSGYGQSSGKPSECNTYADIDAVYKCLKEQYGVKDEQLILYGQSVGSGPTIDLASRVPNLRAVVLHSPILSGVRVLYPVKRTYWFDIYKNVDKICAVNCPVLVIHGTADEVVDCSHGKQLWELCKEKYEPLWINGGGHCNLELYPEYIKHLKKFVIGLGKPKPAANGSQKASTESDNQSKPAETVATDTFDLKTDPPEISRNSLDSRLEKTKKSNKPEKSRMSTDRVDRFRRRKGLVW, encoded by the exons ATGGGGGGAGTGACTTCTTCTATCGCCGCTAAGTTCGCCTTCTTCCCACCAAATCCGCCGTCCTACACGGTGGTCGCCGACGACGGTCATCTCAGCATACCTGAGGTAGCGAGGAGGGATGAGGTAGACGTATTGAAACTTCGTACTCGCCGTGGAAATGAAATCGCGGCCGTTCATGTGAAGCATCCAAAGGCATCCGCTACTATGTTGTACTCTCATGGTAATGCGGCTGACTtgggtcagatgtttgaactctTTGTTGAATTGAGCCTCCGTCTACGTGTCAATCTCATCGG GTATGATTACTCTGGATACGGACAGTCAAGTGGAAAG CCATCTGAATGTAATACGTACGCGGACATTGATGCAGTATATAAATGCCTAAAGGAGCAATATGGGGTCAAAGATGAACAGCTAATACTCTATGGTCAATCTGTCGGCAGTGGCCCAACCATTGATCTTGCATCACGAGTACCCAATTTACGAGCTGTTGTCTTACATAGTCCAATATTGTCCGGTGTAAGAGTTTTGTACCCTGTCAAGCGGACATATTGGTTTGACATTTACAAG AATGTTGACAAGATTTGTGCGGTGAATTGTCCTGTTCTGGTCATTCAT GGAACAGCTGATGAAGTTGTTGATTGCTCCCATGGAAAACAGCTGTGGGAGCTATGCAAGGAAAAATATGAACCTTTGTGGATAAATGGAGGTGGGCATTGCAATCTTGAACTTTACCCAGAGTACATCAAACATCTAAAGAAATTTGTTATTGGTCTTGGCAAACCAAAGCCTGCCGCTAATGGCTCCCAAAAAGCATCAACAGAGTCTGACAACCAGAGTAAACCTGCCGAAACTGTCGCCACAGACACATTTGACCTGAAAACTgatcctcctgaaatttcaaggAACAGTTTGGACAGTCGACTTGAAAAGACTAAGAAGTCAAACAAACCCGAGAAGTCTCGGATGAGCACAGATCGTGTTGACAGGTTCAGGAGAAGAAAGGGATTAGTGTGGTAA